GTAACAAAGCCGGAGCACACACCTGCCGCCATGGCTGCAACAAGTGCCAGAATGGGGTGGCCGGTCAGTGCTACCTGACAGGCCACGGCGCAGCCCAGCGTGAAGCAGCCGTCGGTGGACAGGTCTGCAATGTTCAGGATGGAATAGCTCAGGAACAGTGCCAGCGCCACCAGGGCATAGATACAGCCCAGTTCCAGCGCCGTCTGTAGGACGTTGAGCGAAAAGATACTCGCCAGCATGTGTGTGCTCCTTTTATGTTTCTTTTTGATTGGACGATTTAAAATGGCCTCCGCTTTTGCTCTGGCCATATTCAGCGGAATTGGGTTTTATTCGGGATTCAGAAAAGCCTGCGGGCTTTTCTGAATCCCCTTTCACGAGTAGGGTCGTGACGGAAAACGGCATTTGCAGCGCCGCTTTCTGCGAAAGCGCGGCGCTGTGGGCGGCGTCCTCGCCCTCTCAGGCGCTTACGCGCCAGCTCTCCCAAAGGGAGAGCCTCTGGCAAAGCTGCACACTTTGCAATTGAATCGAAAACTTTTCCTAGAACCGCCAAAAGCTCCCCCTTCGGGGGAGCTGGCAAAACCGTCAGGTTTTGACTGAGAGGGTACTTTTTTAAGAGAAGTTCTCTGCGGTGGTTACTTCCACGATCTCGGTGCAGTAGGGCTTGAAGGCTTTCTTCACGGTGTCAAGGTCAAGGCCCAGCGCTTCGCAGGTCTCGGTGTTGATGGTGACGATACCGTTATCAAAGGTCTGGTAGGGCAGGTCTGCGGTAGTCTTGCCCTCGCACAGCAGCTCTGCCACCATATCGGCAGTGGCTTCGCCCAGCTGGACGTAATCCACGCCGTAGCCCACAAAGGCCCCGTTCAGTGCAAAGCTGTCGGCACCGGTGTAGTGCTGCACGCCTGCCTCGGTAAAGGTCTCGTAGATGGACAGCTCTGCGGTCATCACGGTGTTGTCGGTGGGGGTAAACACGGCCTTGACACCGGCGGCGATCAGAGCCTCAGCCGCCATCTGCACCTCAGCGGTGGTGGTGCCGTTCTTCTCAATGTACTTGATGCCGTTGGCATCACAGAAAGCCTTGGCATCTGCAATGGCCTGCGTAGAGGCATCCTGACTCAGGTCGTACAGCAGGCCAATGGTGTCAATGTCCGGGTTGACAGCGGTGATCAGGTTCATGATGGCCTCGGTGTTCAGTGCGTCGGAGGTGCCGGTGATGTTCTCCTCGCCGTCAAAGCCTGCAGCGGCGGGGTCGGTGACAGCAGAGTAGACAACGGGGATATCGGTATCCTCCACAGCGGCCAGCATGGTTGCGGCGGTGGGGGTAGCCACAGCCACGATCACATCCACGCCGTCCCCTACGAGGTCGGCACCGATCTGGTTCAGGTTGGACTGGTCAGCCTGTGCATTTGCGTAGTAGTCGGCGTAGTCGAAGGTAACGCCCTTCTCTGCCCCCAGCTCATCCAGACGGCTCTCCACAGATTCCACGATCTG
Above is a genomic segment from Faecalibacterium taiwanense containing:
- a CDS encoding ABC transporter substrate-binding protein, whose translation is MKNVTMISRRSFLKAAMAASAVSALAFTGCGGSASSTVAASSTASSAAASAAAEGGQTFKVGIVNYVDHASLNQIVESVESRLDELGAEKGVTFDYADYYANAQADQSNLNQIGADLVGDGVDVIVAVATPTAATMLAAVEDTDIPVVYSAVTDPAAAGFDGEENITGTSDALNTEAIMNLITAVNPDIDTIGLLYDLSQDASTQAIADAKAFCDANGIKYIEKNGTTTAEVQMAAEALIAAGVKAVFTPTDNTVMTAELSIYETFTEAGVQHYTGADSFALNGAFVGYGVDYVQLGEATADMVAELLCEGKTTADLPYQTFDNGIVTINTETCEALGLDLDTVKKAFKPYCTEIVEVTTAENFS